The Pelodiscus sinensis isolate JC-2024 unplaced genomic scaffold, ASM4963464v1 ctg59, whole genome shotgun sequence genome includes a window with the following:
- the LOC102453087 gene encoding histone H2B 8 has protein sequence MPEPAKSAPAPKKGSKKAVTKTQKKGDKKRRKTRKESYSIYVYKVLKQVHPDTGISSKAMGIMNSFVNDIFERIAGEASRLAHYNKRSTITSREIQTAVRLLLPGELAKHAVSEGTKAVTKYTSSK, from the coding sequence ATGCCTGAACCAGCGAAATCCGCTCCCGCACCCAAGAAGGGCTCCAAGAAAGCGGTGACTAAGACCCAGAAGAAGGGCGACAAGAAGCGCCGCAAGACCAGGAAGGAGAGTTATTCCATCTACGTGTACAAGGTGCTGAAGCAGGTGCACCCCGACACCGGTATTTCCTCTAAGGCCATGGGCATCATGAACTCGTTTGTGAACGACATCTTCGAGCGCATTGCTGGGGAAGCGTCCCGCCTAGCGCACTACAACAAGCGCTCGACCATCACCTCCCGGGAGATCCAGACCGCCGtgcggctgctgctgcctggggagcTGGCTAAGCACGCTGTGTCTGAGGGTACTAAGGCCGTGACTAAGTACACCAGCTCCAAGTAA
- the LOC102453347 gene encoding histone H2A.J-like, whose protein sequence is MSGRGKQGGKVRAKAKSRSSRAGLQFPVGRVHRLLRKGNYAERVGAGAPVYMAAVLEYLTAEILELAGNAARDNKKTRIIPRHLQLAIRNDEELNKLLGKVTIAQGGVLPNIQAVLLPKKTESHKAKGK, encoded by the coding sequence ATGTCTGGCCGTGGGAAGCAGGGAGGTAAAGTCCGGGCTAAAGCGAAGTCTCGCTCTTCTCGTGCTGGGCTGCAGTTTCCAGTGGGTCGTGTTCACCGTCTGCTGCGCAAAGGGAACTATGCGGAGCGAGTGGGCGCCGGCGCCCCGGTTTACATGGCCGCGGTACTGGAGTACCTGACGGCTGAGATCTTGGAGCTGGCTGGCAACGCCGCTCGGGACAACAAGAAGACCCGCATCATTCCCCGCCACTTGCAGTTGGCCATCCGCAACGACGAGGAGCTGAACAAACTGCTGGGCAAAGTCACCATCGCTCAGGGTGGAGTTCTGCCCAACATCCAGGCGGTGCTGCTGCCCAAGAAAACCGAGAGCCACAAAGCTAAGGGCAAGTGA
- the LOC102453606 gene encoding histone H3, producing the protein MARTKQTARKSTGGKAPRKQLATKAARKSAPATGGVKKPHRYRPGTVALREIRRYQKSTELLIRKLPFQRLVREIAQDFKTDLRFQSSAVMALQEASEAYLVGLFEDTNLCAIHAKRVTIMPKDIQLARRIRGERA; encoded by the coding sequence ATGGCTCGTACCAAGCAGACAGCTCGTAAATCCACCGGCGGTAAAGCGCCCCGTAAGCAGCTGGCCACTAAGGCGGCCCGGAAAAGCGCCCCTGCTACCGGTGGAGTGAAGAAGCCGCATCGCTATCGCCCCGGTACCGTGGCCCTGCGAGAAATCCGCCGCTACCAGAAATCTACCGAGCTGCTGATCCGCAAGTTgcccttccagcgcctggtgcgGGAGATCGCTCAGGACTTCAAGACCGACCTGCGCTTCCAGAGTTCGGCCGTCATGGCCCTGCAGGAGGCCAGCGAGGCCTACCTGGTGGGGCTCTTCGAGGACACCAACCTGTGCGCCATCCACGCCAAGCGAGTGACCATCATGCCCAAAGACATCCAGCTGGCGCGCCGCATCCGCGGGGAGAGAGCTTAG